One region of Bubalus kerabau isolate K-KA32 ecotype Philippines breed swamp buffalo chromosome 6, PCC_UOA_SB_1v2, whole genome shotgun sequence genomic DNA includes:
- the LOC129656402 gene encoding disintegrin and metalloproteinase domain-containing protein 30-like: MRSVRTCLSPGWSLVLAVLLVDSLGKDLLFHPEWGFDSYEISIPKKLSFRGGEQRAARHMSYLLQVKGKDRVLHLWPKRFLLPRNLQIFSFTEQGRLLEDHPYIPSDCNYMGLVEGNPDSEATISTCMGGLRGILKIASNHYQIEPFKASSNFEHMVYPLEKEEIPNQICGLTNEETVEQMAQHENMARTPDFTESYVHQKYLELALVFDNSRYLYLNSNLTQVINDAILLTSIADSYFQDVRMRIQLLAVEVWTDRDKIALNSPELSQVLGQFVQYRSRDLRVRIPADWAHLYVHKKFKDALAHHWGSACSMMPSGSTSSVLDRNLLGPATWTAHVLGHSVGMTHDPEYCQCKGRHSCIMGTGRTGFSNCSYAEFYAHVSSGLNCLNNLPGLGYVVKRCGNKIVEENEECDCGSTEECKEDGCCQPDCKFKQGASCNIGLCCHNCRFRPSGYMCRVEENECDLAEYCNGTSAFCPSDTYKQDGTPCKYEAHCFKQSCQSRYMQCQKIFGLDAKDAPHQCYDAVNVIGDQYGNCGIIGVRKYKKCPKERSLCGRLQCINVETLPDMPDHTILISTHLHEENLMCWGIGYHLAMVPMGLPDLGVINDGTSCGKERVCFNRNCVNSSILNFDCFPEKCNRRGVCNSNRNCHCMYGWAPPLCEEVGYGGSIDSGPPGPVKEGVPVSVQVVSLMVMRLIFLFISVILVLFWNVLEHF, encoded by the coding sequence ATGAGGTCAGTGAGGACCTGCCTCTCCCCAGGCTGGTCGCTAGTCCTGGCGGTGCTCCTGGTTGACTCTCTTGGCAAGGATTTACTTTTTCACCCTGAGTGGGGCTTTGACTCCTATGAAATCTCAATTCCCAAGAAGCTGAGCTTCCGTGGAGGGGAGCAGAGAGCGGCCAGGCACATGTCCTATCTCCTGCAGGTAAAAGGCAAGGACCGTGTCCTTCACCTGTGGCCCAAGAGGTTTCTGTTGCCCCGGAATCTGCAGATTTTCTCCTTCACAGAACAAGGAAGACTCTTGGAAGATCACCCTTATATACCCAGCGACTGCAACTATATGGGCTTGGTTGAAGGAAATCCGGATTCTGAAGCTACCATAAGTACATGTATGGGAGGTCTCCGAGGCATCCTGAAAATTGCTTCCAATCATTACCAAATTGAGCCCTTCAAGGCTTCTTCTAATTTTGAACACATggtatatcccctggagaaagaggaAATTCCCAATCAAATCTGTGGCTTAACTAATGAGGAAACAGTAGAGCAGATGGCCCAGCATGAGAACATGGCTAGGACTCCAGATTTCACTGAGTCATATGTGCACCAAAAGTACTTGGAATTAGCCCTGGTCTTTGATAACAGTAGGTATTTATATTTGAACTCCAATCTTACTCAAGTCATAAATGATGCCATTCTTCTGACTTCGATTGCAGACTCTTACTTTCAAGATGTCCGTATGAGAATACAGCTATTAGCTGTTGAAGTATGGACAGACAGAGACAAAATAGCACTTAATTCCCCAGAGTTATCACAAGTTTTAGGCCAGTTTGTGCAGTACAGGTCACGTGACCTACGTGTTCGGATTCCAGCAGATTGGGCACACCTGTATGTTCACAAAAAGTTTAAGGATGCGCTTGCTCATCACTGGGGAAGTGCATGTAGTATGATGCCTTCTGGCTCTACAAGTTCTGTGCTAGATAGAAACCTCCTTGGCCCCGCCACTTGGACTGCTCACGTTCTGGGCCACAGTGTGGGGATGACCCATGACCCTGAATACTGCCAGTGTAAGGGCAGGCACAGTTGTATCATGGGCACTGGACGAACTGGGTTTAGTAATTGTAGTTATGCCGAATTTTATGCACATGTAAGTTCAGGATTAAACTGTCTAAATAATCTCCCAGGCCTAGGCTATGTGGTTAAGAGATGTGGAAACAAAATTGTGGAAGAGAATGAGGAATGTGATTGTGGTTCGACAGAGGAGTGTAAAGAAGATGGGTGTTGTCAACCAGATTGTAAATTCAAACAAGGTGCCAGCTGTAATATTGGACTTTGTTGTCATAACTGTCGATTTCGTCCATCTGGATACATGTGTCGGGTGGAAGAAAATGAATGTGACCTTGCAGAGTACTGCAATGGGACCTCAGCTTTCTGTCCAAGTGATACTTATAAGCAGGATGGAACCCCTTGCAAGTACGAAGCCCACTGTTTCAAACAGAGTTGTCAATCCAGGTATATGCAGTGCCAAAAAATTTTTGGACTTGATGCCAAGGATGCTCCTCATCAGTGCTATGATGCAGTTAATGTAATAGGTGATCAATATGGGAACTGTGGCATTATAGGAGTTCGTAAGTATAAAAAGTGTCCCAAAGAAAGATCCTtatgtggcaggctacagtgtatAAATGTCGAAACCCTCCCTGATATGCCAGATCACACCATCCTAATATCCACTCATCTGCATGAAGAAAATCTCATGTGCTGGGGCATTGGCTATCATCTAGCCATGGTACCTATGGGGTTACCTGACCTGGGTGTGATAAATGATGGTACCTCCTGTGGTAAGGAGCGGGTATGTTTTAATAGAAATTGTGTGAATAGCTCAATCCTGAATTTTGACTGTTTCCCTGAGAAGTGCAACCGCCGAGGAGTTTGCAACAGCAACAGAAACTGCCACTGCATGTATGGTTGGGCCCCTCCGCTCTGTGAGGAGGTAGGATATGGAGGAAGCATCGACAGTGGCCCTCCAGGACCAGTAAAGGAAGGGGTGCCTGTCTCAGTTCAGGTTGTGTCCCTTATGGTAATGCgccttattttcttgtttatctcAGTGATCCTTGTGTTATTTTGGAATGTCCTAGAACACTTCTGA